The following proteins are co-located in the Sphingobacteriaceae bacterium genome:
- a CDS encoding XdhC family protein has protein sequence MKNIYSIIDDVLKANSSCALCTIVSSSGSTPMKTGAKMIVCRDGKIFGTVGGGDLEKKVIENAINVIIQKKSEHFNHNLLQQHGMCCGGKVSVFIDYVERAKRLYVFGAGHVGRALSKLASALEFEVYVIDDRKSEQEKISLHKINKIQMSYKEILPTLPFDENTFIAIMTRDHSMDREILGFCINKPFGYLGMIGSKRKVEVTKKMFISGGICTENKFAEIDSPMGIDIHAHAPEEIAVSILAKIIQLKNKEKIKSTSYKLISGEYI, from the coding sequence ATGAAAAATATTTATTCGATAATAGACGATGTTTTAAAAGCAAATTCCTCTTGCGCACTGTGTACTATAGTTTCCAGTAGCGGTTCAACACCCATGAAGACTGGTGCTAAAATGATTGTTTGTAGAGACGGAAAGATTTTTGGTACTGTGGGTGGTGGTGATTTGGAAAAAAAAGTAATCGAAAATGCAATAAATGTTATTATCCAGAAGAAATCAGAACACTTTAACCATAATCTCTTACAGCAACACGGCATGTGTTGTGGTGGTAAAGTAAGTGTTTTTATAGATTATGTAGAACGGGCAAAAAGACTTTATGTTTTTGGTGCGGGACATGTAGGACGAGCCCTTTCTAAATTAGCGAGCGCTTTAGAATTTGAAGTTTATGTGATTGATGATCGAAAATCTGAACAAGAAAAAATTTCACTTCATAAAATCAATAAAATTCAAATGTCTTACAAAGAAATCTTGCCAACTCTTCCTTTTGATGAAAATACTTTTATAGCAATCATGACAAGAGATCATTCCATGGACAGGGAAATTCTCGGTTTTTGCATTAATAAACCATTTGGCTATTTAGGGATGATTGGAAGTAAAAGAAAAGTAGAGGTCACAAAAAAAATGTTCATATCAGGAGGAATTTGCACAGAAAATAAGTTTGCTGAAATTGACTCTCCAATGGGAATCGATATTCACGCTCATGCCCCTGAAGAAATAGCCGTGAGTATACTTGCTAAAATAATTCAATTAAAGAATAAAGAAAAAATAAAGTCAACCAGTTATAAATTAATATCAGGAGAATACATATGA
- a CDS encoding NTP transferase domain-containing protein encodes MGECKFLLKTPSGISFLENQIRAALTCNLDKIIIVTSTLHSEEIRKIIDVHNTKRIQMVINENNKSERFYSIQCGLKALKKFNYCFIHNTDCPELNPNTFFVLHSLKHTADSIIPVYSDKGGHPVLINQKMMKLLLKAPSNSRLDVELKKSISKRVNVNDSCIHLDIDTPEDYEHYILNN; translated from the coding sequence ATGGGTGAATGCAAATTTTTATTAAAAACTCCCTCCGGAATTTCTTTTCTTGAAAATCAAATTCGAGCTGCGCTAACTTGCAATTTAGATAAAATTATAATTGTTACCTCTACCCTTCATTCCGAAGAAATTCGAAAAATAATAGATGTACATAACACCAAACGCATACAAATGGTAATTAATGAAAACAATAAAAGTGAAAGATTTTATTCCATTCAATGCGGGTTGAAAGCACTCAAAAAATTCAACTACTGCTTCATACATAATACTGATTGTCCCGAACTCAATCCAAACACCTTTTTCGTTTTGCATAGTTTAAAACATACTGCAGATTCTATCATACCGGTTTATTCTGATAAAGGTGGGCACCCTGTATTAATAAATCAAAAAATGATGAAGTTATTACTTAAGGCTCCATCAAATAGCAGATTAGATGTTGAATTAAAAAAATCAATAAGCAAACGAGTGAATGTGAATGATTCCTGTATCCATTTGGATATTGATACACCAGAAGATTATGAGCATTATATATTGAATAATTAG
- a CDS encoding 4Fe-4S dicluster domain-containing protein: MAIIITDDCINCGACEPECPNNAIYKNAEEWSFADGTNLSGEITLTNGSKVNADDRNKAVSNDFYYIVPDKCTECTGFHDEPQCASVCPVDCCVIDENHKETQEELEAKKNLLHN; this comes from the coding sequence ATGGCAATAATAATAACTGATGACTGTATTAATTGTGGAGCATGTGAACCCGAATGTCCGAACAATGCAATTTATAAAAATGCCGAAGAATGGAGTTTTGCCGATGGAACAAATTTAAGCGGAGAAATTACACTTACTAATGGAAGTAAAGTGAATGCCGATGATAGAAATAAAGCAGTTTCAAACGATTTCTATTACATTGTACCCGACAAATGTACAGAATGCACCGGATTCCATGATGAGCCTCAATGCGCTTCTGTCTGTCCGGTAGACTGTTGTGTTATTGATGAAAATCATAAAGAAACACAAGAAGAACTTGAAGCAAAAAAAAATTTACTGCATAATTAA
- a CDS encoding 2-oxoacid:acceptor oxidoreductase subunit alpha yields MAFAKKIIEIEKVVIKFAGDSGDGMQLTGSQFSDESAWLGNDIATFPDYPSEIRAPAGTVAGVSGFQLHFGKKGIHSPGDIADVLVAMNPAALKTNIKNIRYQASIIIDVDSFDKKSFEKAEFNSNPLEDGSLDEFELIKVPITSLTKKCILALDLGIDNKSIMRCKNFFALGFINCMFNRSNTQSENFINEKFKKNSLLVKANVAALRTGYNFADTIEAVSFAYTILPSSNKPGKYRNITGNKAVAWGLMAASEKTNLPLFLGSYPITPATDIMQELVKHKWIGAKVFQAEDEIAGICSSIGASFAGNLAVTTTSGPGLALKGEAIGLAVMTELPLVIVNVQRGGPSTGLPTKTEQSDLLQALYGRNGESPLVVIAASSPSDCFDYAYNACKIAIEHMTPVILLTDGYLGNGSEAWRIKSVKELSEIQVGHVDHEVKDWKPYERNPESLARKWVIPGMKGFEHRIGGLEKQDISGNVSHDPVNHEKMVKQRAAKVKRVENFIPLQKVKGKENDGLLVVGWGGTYGTLYGAVSELQNEGLNISFSHFNYINPLPKNTFEIFNRYKKIVICELNTGQFASHLRNLFPQFDYLQINKIQGQPFTIKELKEKISGIKI; encoded by the coding sequence ATGGCGTTTGCAAAGAAAATTATTGAGATTGAAAAAGTAGTAATAAAATTTGCTGGCGACTCGGGTGATGGTATGCAATTAACCGGTTCGCAATTTAGTGATGAGTCCGCTTGGTTAGGAAATGATATAGCCACCTTTCCTGATTATCCATCAGAGATTAGGGCTCCGGCCGGCACCGTGGCCGGTGTTTCTGGCTTTCAGCTTCATTTCGGAAAAAAAGGGATTCATTCGCCCGGAGATATTGCTGATGTGCTCGTAGCAATGAATCCCGCCGCACTCAAAACGAATATAAAAAATATAAGATATCAAGCAAGTATTATAATTGATGTTGATAGTTTCGATAAAAAGAGTTTTGAAAAAGCAGAATTTAATTCCAATCCTTTAGAAGATGGTAGTTTAGATGAGTTTGAACTAATCAAAGTACCCATTACCTCACTCACTAAAAAATGTATTCTAGCATTAGATTTGGGTATAGACAATAAATCTATAATGCGATGTAAAAACTTTTTTGCTTTAGGGTTTATTAATTGCATGTTTAATCGTTCTAATACTCAGTCTGAGAATTTTATAAATGAGAAATTTAAAAAGAATTCATTATTAGTAAAGGCTAATGTTGCTGCTTTACGTACCGGATATAATTTTGCTGATACTATTGAAGCGGTATCTTTTGCATATACCATTCTGCCAAGTTCGAATAAACCGGGTAAATATCGAAATATTACCGGAAATAAAGCGGTAGCTTGGGGTTTAATGGCTGCCTCAGAAAAAACAAATTTGCCTCTATTTTTAGGTTCTTATCCTATTACTCCTGCAACAGACATTATGCAGGAATTAGTAAAACATAAATGGATAGGTGCTAAAGTTTTTCAGGCAGAGGATGAGATTGCAGGTATTTGTTCATCAATCGGAGCAAGTTTTGCAGGTAATTTGGCAGTTACAACTACTTCGGGTCCTGGTTTGGCGTTGAAAGGTGAAGCAATTGGTTTGGCCGTGATGACTGAACTGCCTTTGGTGATAGTAAATGTTCAGAGAGGAGGTCCAAGCACCGGTTTGCCAACTAAAACAGAGCAATCTGATTTACTGCAAGCCTTATATGGAAGAAATGGCGAAAGCCCGCTTGTTGTAATTGCGGCTAGTTCGCCTTCTGATTGTTTTGACTACGCCTACAATGCATGTAAAATTGCTATAGAGCATATGACGCCGGTAATTTTATTAACTGATGGGTATTTAGGAAATGGATCAGAGGCTTGGAGAATAAAATCTGTTAAAGAACTTTCAGAAATTCAAGTTGGTCATGTTGATCATGAGGTTAAAGATTGGAAACCTTATGAACGAAATCCTGAAAGCTTGGCTAGAAAGTGGGTTATACCCGGCATGAAAGGATTTGAGCATCGCATTGGGGGATTGGAAAAGCAAGATATTAGTGGTAACGTTTCACATGATCCCGTAAATCATGAAAAAATGGTTAAACAAAGGGCTGCAAAAGTGAAAAGGGTAGAAAATTTTATTCCTTTACAAAAAGTTAAGGGAAAAGAAAATGACGGCTTATTAGTTGTTGGTTGGGGAGGGACCTATGGTACCTTATACGGTGCAGTTAGTGAATTACAAAATGAAGGACTTAATATTTCATTTTCTCATTTCAATTATATCAATCCTCTACCCAAGAATACTTTCGAAATATTTAATCGATATAAAAAAATTGTAATTTGTGAATTAAACACTGGCCAGTTCGCTTCGCATCTCAGAAATCTTTTCCCACAATTTGATTATTTGCAGATAAATAAAATTCAAGGCCAACCTTTCACAATCAAAGAGCTAAAAGAAAAGATTAGTGGAATAAAAATTTGA
- a CDS encoding 2-oxoacid:ferredoxin oxidoreductase subunit beta codes for MSTELNVCSLTKADFVSDQAVKWCPGCGDYAILAAVQNALPRIGKKKEDIVFVSGIGCSSRFPYYMSAYGFHTIHGRAAAVATGIKLANNNLSVWEITGDGDALAIGGNHLIHLIRRNVNLNILLFNNQIYGLTKGQFSPTSEMGTVTKSSPQGTIEKAFLPGELAIGAGITFFARVGDNNSKLMTEVFVEAENHNGTALVEVLQNCVIFNDGVHDMVTGKENRDENQILLEHNKPMIFGKNKNKGLRLNGLKLEVVEIGNNNITEKDILIHNAYEENPIMHLMLIRMRLPDFPIAMGVIRSVKQATYDSLLNSQLEIAKVNSKYKSADDFFNSGDVWEIKDNI; via the coding sequence ATGAGTACAGAATTAAATGTTTGTAGTTTAACGAAAGCTGATTTTGTAAGCGATCAGGCCGTGAAATGGTGTCCGGGTTGTGGTGATTATGCCATACTTGCAGCGGTACAGAATGCATTGCCACGTATTGGAAAGAAAAAAGAAGATATCGTATTTGTGTCGGGTATTGGCTGTTCTTCAAGATTTCCTTATTACATGAGTGCTTACGGATTTCACACTATACATGGAAGAGCTGCAGCAGTCGCCACAGGAATAAAACTTGCTAATAACAATTTAAGCGTTTGGGAAATTACCGGTGATGGAGATGCGCTGGCAATTGGGGGAAATCATTTGATACATCTCATTAGAAGAAATGTTAATTTGAATATTCTATTATTTAATAATCAAATTTACGGATTAACAAAAGGTCAATTTTCTCCAACGTCTGAAATGGGTACGGTTACTAAATCTTCACCACAGGGTACTATTGAAAAAGCATTTTTACCCGGGGAGTTGGCTATTGGGGCGGGGATTACATTTTTTGCCAGGGTGGGTGATAATAACTCAAAATTAATGACAGAAGTTTTTGTGGAGGCTGAAAATCATAATGGAACCGCTCTTGTTGAAGTATTACAAAATTGTGTGATTTTTAATGATGGTGTACATGATATGGTGACCGGAAAAGAAAATAGAGATGAAAATCAAATTTTACTTGAACATAATAAACCAATGATATTTGGAAAAAACAAAAATAAAGGATTGCGATTAAATGGTTTAAAATTGGAGGTTGTTGAAATAGGAAATAATAACATTACTGAAAAAGATATTTTAATTCACAATGCTTATGAAGAAAACCCAATTATGCACCTGATGCTAATACGTATGCGACTACCCGATTTTCCGATAGCCATGGGTGTAATAAGATCGGTTAAACAAGCCACATATGATTCGTTATTAAATTCACAATTGGAAATTGCAAAAGTCAATTCTAAATATAAATCGGCCGACGACTTTTTCAATAGTGGTGATGTATGGGAAATTAAAGATAATATTTAA
- a CDS encoding cbb3-type cytochrome c oxidase subunit I, which translates to MKKELGIVFIFFALMALIAGMFFGSISSFQFIYPEFLPQIPFYKTRPLHVSMVVSWIFLSAIGGIYFYLPKFCNLPLFSNKLAKLHLMLFIITGLIIIASYIYGQFGGREYWEFPPILSIPIFISWIIFGYNYFKTVIKKIGQWPVYMWMWATGICFFLITFSEAYLWLFPFFRDDPIRDLTVQWKAYGALVGSWNMLVYGTGIFLMEKIKGDSSLGHSKIAFLMYFLGFTNLLFGWAHHIYILPTQPWIRHLSYFISMTELIILVKIIWNWKKSISDSKKNFQHLSYKFIVASDFWILFNLILAILISIPAINVYTHGTHVTVAHAMGSSIGINTMILLSSVFFIIKHVTNYTLTPKQEQLTKYGFWILNISLFVFLASLIWSGIIKGVLIIENKLIFQEIMQTITPHLKIFTFSGIGLLIGIILICYHQLIKIINYLFSKAQH; encoded by the coding sequence TTGAAAAAAGAATTGGGAATAGTTTTTATTTTTTTTGCATTAATGGCTTTAATTGCAGGCATGTTTTTTGGTTCCATTTCATCCTTTCAATTTATATACCCCGAGTTTTTACCTCAAATTCCATTCTATAAAACAAGGCCCTTACATGTTTCTATGGTAGTTTCTTGGATATTTTTAAGTGCAATTGGAGGAATCTATTTTTATTTACCCAAATTTTGTAATCTCCCGTTATTTTCCAACAAATTAGCCAAACTTCATCTGATGTTATTTATAATAACAGGGCTCATTATTATTGCAAGTTATATTTATGGCCAATTTGGAGGTAGAGAATACTGGGAATTTCCACCAATACTCTCCATTCCAATTTTCATTTCCTGGATTATCTTTGGTTATAATTATTTTAAAACTGTAATAAAAAAAATAGGGCAATGGCCTGTATACATGTGGATGTGGGCAACAGGTATATGTTTTTTCTTGATTACTTTTTCAGAAGCTTATTTGTGGTTGTTTCCATTTTTTAGAGATGATCCGATTCGAGACTTAACGGTCCAATGGAAAGCATATGGTGCATTAGTAGGATCGTGGAATATGTTAGTTTACGGAACCGGTATTTTTTTAATGGAAAAAATTAAAGGAGATTCAAGTTTGGGACACAGCAAAATTGCTTTTTTAATGTACTTTTTGGGATTTACTAATTTATTATTTGGTTGGGCACACCACATTTACATTTTGCCTACACAACCCTGGATTCGTCATTTATCTTATTTTATTAGTATGACCGAATTAATAATTCTAGTTAAGATAATTTGGAATTGGAAAAAATCTATATCTGATTCCAAAAAAAACTTTCAACATCTTTCCTACAAGTTTATAGTAGCTTCTGACTTTTGGATTCTTTTTAATTTAATTCTTGCCATTTTAATCTCCATTCCAGCCATTAATGTTTATACTCACGGCACGCATGTTACCGTAGCGCATGCAATGGGCAGTTCAATAGGAATTAACACTATGATCTTATTGTCATCTGTGTTTTTTATCATTAAACATGTGACAAATTATACGCTAACTCCAAAACAGGAGCAACTCACCAAATATGGATTTTGGATACTCAATATTTCGTTGTTTGTCTTTTTAGCCTCCTTAATTTGGTCAGGTATCATTAAAGGGGTTTTAATAATCGAAAATAAACTCATTTTTCAAGAGATAATGCAAACCATAACGCCTCACTTAAAAATTTTTACTTTTTCCGGAATTGGTTTGCTTATTGGTATCATACTTATTTGTTATCATCAACTAATAAAGATTATTAATTACCTATTTTCTAAAGCGCAACATTAG
- a CDS encoding cytochrome c: protein MPTKTKRIIFWSLILLFGINSIFIYLSGTQRQILNKLSIKEASRGKLLFQEYNCIACHQIYGLGGYMGPDLTNVISEKSKGKDYAQFFLKYGSNRMPNFNLNETEINDLLSYLAVVDQTGISPVKKFNTTFLGTIVIEK, encoded by the coding sequence ATGCCAACTAAAACTAAACGAATAATTTTTTGGTCGCTTATTTTACTTTTTGGAATAAATTCTATTTTCATTTATTTATCCGGGACCCAACGCCAGATTCTAAATAAATTATCCATTAAGGAAGCTTCAAGGGGCAAATTATTATTTCAAGAATATAATTGTATTGCATGTCATCAGATTTATGGATTAGGAGGATATATGGGTCCTGATTTAACAAACGTAATATCAGAGAAAAGTAAAGGAAAAGATTACGCTCAATTTTTTTTGAAATACGGATCTAATAGAATGCCCAATTTCAATCTAAATGAAACAGAAATTAACGACCTGCTGTCTTACTTAGCAGTTGTTGACCAAACTGGCATTTCACCTGTCAAAAAGTTTAACACTACTTTTTTAGGAACTATAGTAATTGAAAAATAA
- the hemN gene encoding oxygen-independent coproporphyrinogen III oxidase, which yields MSDLVKKYNIAVPRYTSYPTVPYWENNVNEEVWKEQIKNSFIQYNRKGISLYIHLPYCESLCTYCACNTRITVNHQVEKPYIEALLKEWRLYKSLFNEVPLIKEIHLGGGTPTFFSPENLHTLISEIIKDVAVHEDYDFSFEGHPSNTTKEHLRVLFNLGFRRVSFGVQDFDEKIQEIINRYQTFEEVKSVIDSAREIGFRSINLDLVYGLPLQSPESINNTINKVIQLKPDRIAFYSYAHVPWLKPGQRKYSDKDLPEDHVKRKLYEIGREAFLNSGYTDIGMDHFALTSDELFIAFEEGKLHRNFMGYTDKATKLLIGLGCSAISDSWDCFSQNVKVVEDYIALLNQNKFPIFKGHLLTGEDLKTRQDILNLMCKYQVIIDPNAEELLKLEEPLKDNLIKYHDGKLEITDEGKLFIRNICLAFDKRYWMAQPQKQIFSTSA from the coding sequence ATGAGTGATTTGGTAAAAAAATACAACATTGCTGTACCCAGGTATACGAGTTACCCTACTGTGCCTTATTGGGAAAATAATGTGAATGAAGAAGTTTGGAAAGAACAAATAAAAAATTCTTTTATTCAATATAACCGTAAAGGCATAAGTTTATACATACACTTACCCTATTGCGAAAGTTTATGCACCTATTGCGCTTGTAATACTAGAATTACAGTAAATCACCAAGTAGAGAAGCCATACATTGAAGCCTTATTAAAAGAGTGGCGCCTATATAAAAGTCTTTTTAATGAAGTGCCTTTAATAAAAGAAATTCATTTAGGCGGAGGTACACCAACTTTTTTTTCGCCGGAAAATTTACACACGCTTATTAGTGAAATTATAAAGGATGTTGCTGTTCATGAGGATTATGATTTTAGTTTTGAAGGACATCCTTCCAATACAACAAAAGAACATTTACGGGTGTTGTTTAATTTAGGATTTAGGCGGGTGAGTTTTGGGGTACAAGATTTTGATGAAAAAATTCAGGAAATCATTAATCGCTATCAAACTTTTGAAGAAGTAAAATCTGTAATCGATTCAGCTAGAGAGATTGGTTTTCGTTCGATTAACCTCGATTTGGTTTATGGATTACCCTTGCAAAGTCCTGAAAGTATAAATAATACAATAAACAAAGTGATTCAACTCAAACCTGATCGTATTGCATTTTACAGTTATGCCCATGTACCTTGGTTAAAACCCGGACAAAGAAAATATTCCGATAAAGATTTGCCTGAGGATCACGTGAAACGCAAATTGTATGAAATCGGGAGGGAAGCGTTTCTGAATTCCGGTTATACAGATATTGGAATGGATCATTTTGCACTAACCAGCGATGAATTGTTTATTGCTTTTGAAGAAGGAAAACTACATCGCAATTTTATGGGGTATACCGATAAGGCTACCAAATTATTAATTGGCTTAGGTTGTTCAGCTATAAGCGATAGTTGGGATTGTTTTTCACAGAATGTAAAAGTAGTAGAAGACTATATTGCACTGCTAAATCAAAATAAATTTCCGATTTTCAAAGGGCATTTGTTAACTGGGGAAGATTTAAAAACCAGACAGGATATTTTAAATTTAATGTGTAAATATCAGGTTATAATTGATCCTAACGCCGAAGAGTTACTGAAGTTAGAAGAACCATTAAAGGATAATTTGATCAAATACCATGATGGTAAACTCGAAATTACTGATGAAGGGAAATTATTCATCAGAAATATTTGTTTGGCTTTTGATAAACGTTATTGGATGGCTCAGCCCCAAAAACAAATATTCAGCACCAGTGCTTAG
- a CDS encoding site-specific integrase, with translation MATITVVLRNDRINKKGEAPINFFVVKHRKLTKISTGLMIDPKYWDEKNKRVKGTHKNSGRMNSFLASKLAELNDNVLESETFSKNITGKQIKKKLYGDAPTNFFEFAKEVLAGYEKQKMFGTYDKSAAIINKMKKFVKEKFGSDTLYLQEITPEFLDKYDTYCRSEWSNKTNTVHMNMKFIRKVINDAVSLDKVEIKDNPFLKYKLKTEKTQRTFLNEDELTAFADFGCTPGTRMELHKDMFVFASYTGGLRVSDILQLKWKNLDKTNINFTIRKTGSQISIRVPDKAMAIINKYKPVKLNPEHYIFPMLENGLNENDLRLMDKEISGATAYINKNLKAIAEGAELGKHVSFHISRHTFATRALRKGISIDKVSKLMGHSAIRETQVYAKIVNEELDKAMEVFND, from the coding sequence ATGGCAACAATCACAGTAGTTTTAAGAAATGACCGAATCAATAAAAAGGGCGAAGCCCCCATTAATTTCTTTGTCGTAAAACACCGCAAATTAACTAAGATCTCAACAGGTCTTATGATAGACCCCAAATATTGGGATGAAAAGAACAAACGTGTTAAAGGCACTCACAAGAACTCAGGAAGAATGAATTCTTTCCTGGCTTCTAAACTTGCTGAACTTAATGACAATGTTCTGGAAAGTGAAACATTCTCAAAAAACATCACTGGTAAGCAAATTAAAAAGAAGCTCTATGGCGATGCACCAACAAACTTCTTTGAGTTTGCCAAGGAAGTATTAGCCGGATATGAAAAACAAAAAATGTTTGGCACTTATGATAAGTCAGCCGCAATTATTAATAAGATGAAAAAATTCGTCAAAGAAAAATTCGGGTCGGACACGCTCTATCTTCAGGAAATCACACCCGAGTTCTTAGATAAGTACGATACCTATTGCCGTTCTGAATGGTCTAACAAAACCAACACTGTGCACATGAACATGAAGTTTATTCGCAAAGTGATTAATGATGCCGTTTCATTAGATAAGGTTGAAATAAAAGACAATCCCTTTCTCAAATACAAACTCAAAACCGAAAAAACACAGCGCACTTTTTTAAATGAAGATGAATTAACGGCATTTGCCGATTTTGGATGCACTCCAGGAACAAGAATGGAACTTCATAAGGATATGTTTGTGTTTGCATCTTATACTGGTGGTTTAAGGGTTTCAGATATACTACAATTGAAATGGAAAAACCTTGATAAAACCAATATCAATTTCACCATTCGTAAAACAGGCTCACAAATTTCCATCCGTGTGCCCGATAAAGCCATGGCAATAATTAATAAATACAAGCCGGTAAAGCTTAATCCGGAACACTATATTTTTCCAATGCTTGAAAATGGATTAAATGAAAATGATCTTCGCTTAATGGACAAAGAAATTTCAGGAGCCACCGCCTACATTAATAAAAACCTGAAAGCGATTGCCGAAGGAGCTGAATTAGGTAAGCACGTGAGTTTCCATATTTCACGGCATACTTTCGCCACTCGTGCCCTTCGCAAAGGAATTAGCATTGATAAAGTTTCTAAACTCATGGGCCATTCAGCCATTCGCGAAACTCAGGTCTATGCAAAAATTGTAAATGAGGAGCTTGATAAGGCTATGGAAGTCTTTAATGATTAA